One stretch of Gambusia affinis linkage group LG05, SWU_Gaff_1.0, whole genome shotgun sequence DNA includes these proteins:
- the LOC122830712 gene encoding 14-3-3 protein zeta/delta-like — translation MSESSQKELVQKAKLAEQAERYDDMAAAMKSVTEEGEELTNEERNLLSVAYKNVVGARRSSWRVVSSIEQKADPSEGRQAKVKEYREKIEGELKEICNDVLGLLDKFLIPKAEAAESKVFYLKMKGDYFRYLAEVATGDEKDGIIKDSQKAYQQAFDISKAEMQPTHPIRLGLALNFSVFFYEILNSPEEACKLAKQAFDDAIAELDTLSEESYKDSTLIMQLLRDNLTLWTSDNAVEGEESEEPKE, via the exons ATGAGCGAATCATCTCAGAAGGAACTGGTACAAAAGGCCAAGCTGGCCGAGCAGGCCGAGCGCTACGACGACATGGCCGCCGCCATGAAATCGGTGACGGAGGAGGGCGAGGAGCTGACGAACGAGGAGCGCAACCTGCTGTCGGTGGCCTATAAAAACGTGGTTGGTGCCCGACGCTCGTCTTGGCGCGTGGTGTCCAGCATCGAGCAGAAAGCAGATCCCAGCGAGGGCAGACAAGCCAAGGTCAAAGAGTACCGGGAGAAAATCGAGGGAGAGCTGAAAGAAATCTGCAATGACGTTCTG gGTCTTTTGGACAAGTTCCTCATCCCCaaagcagaggcagcagagagcaaagtattttatttgaaaatgaaaggagACTACTTCCGCTACTTGGCTGAGGTGGCGACAGGAGACGAGAAGGACG GCATCATCAAAGATTCACAGAAGGCTTACCAACAGGCCTTTGACATCAGCAAAGCAGAGATGCAGCCGACGCACCCGATACGCCTCGGACTAGCCCTTAATTTCTCTGTGTTCTTCTACGAGATCCTCAATTCCCCCGAAGAGGCTTGCAAGCTTGCCAAGCAG GCCTTCGACGATGCCATCGCAGAGCTTGACACACTGAGTGAAGAATCGTACAAAGACAGTACACTAATCATGCAGCTATTGAGAGACAACTTGACA CTTTGGACTTCTGACAACGCAGTCGAGGGAGAGGAATCAGAGGAGCCCAAAGAATGA